A region from the Candidatus Dadabacteria bacterium genome encodes:
- a CDS encoding DMT family transporter — protein MPRKTSDLKLKDSQARNFPLRGYVLIGGTAFFTALSYIIGKYLDSSTGGLDPVSTTFFWFFGAAAVAFFVSVFTPSQRAEFREFRKYRSIFLLTSVFTSVGAVLWVASLWIIGPALTSFLMKAQTLFSLLLGIIFLRERINRGEAAGMALTIAGGCAVAYHKDSYLLLGVAAVLTSALCYSAVAFFVRKELMRRRLNMLTVATLRTFGVSAILLAYMISTGTVDAPSPRDILLMGLGGTCGAYIAKSCQFYAIKLLDLSRSTAVMPLESLFVVLMSLAIFGAVPSTVKLLGGVSILAGVVFLV, from the coding sequence TTGCCGCGAAAAACCTCTGACCTTAAATTGAAAGACTCACAGGCACGCAACTTTCCCCTCAGGGGCTATGTTCTGATAGGCGGGACGGCGTTTTTCACCGCGCTGTCCTACATCATAGGCAAGTATCTTGACTCAAGCACGGGGGGCCTTGACCCTGTTTCCACCACGTTTTTCTGGTTTTTCGGCGCGGCGGCGGTGGCGTTTTTCGTCTCCGTGTTCACGCCTTCGCAGAGGGCGGAGTTCCGGGAGTTCCGCAAATACCGCTCCATATTTCTGCTGACCTCCGTGTTCACTTCGGTCGGCGCGGTGCTGTGGGTCGCCTCGCTCTGGATAATCGGCCCCGCGCTCACTTCGTTCCTTATGAAGGCGCAGACATTGTTCTCACTGCTGCTTGGAATAATTTTTCTGCGCGAGAGAATCAACCGGGGGGAGGCGGCGGGCATGGCGCTCACCATAGCGGGCGGCTGCGCGGTGGCGTATCACAAAGACAGTTACCTGCTGCTGGGCGTGGCGGCGGTTCTCACTTCGGCGCTGTGTTACTCGGCGGTGGCGTTTTTTGTGAGAAAAGAGTTGATGCGGAGGCGGCTGAACATGCTGACCGTGGCGACTCTCAGAACATTCGGGGTTTCGGCGATTCTGCTTGCGTATATGATTTCCACGGGGACTGTGGACGCGCCCTCCCCGCGCGACATACTGCTGATGGGTCTCGGCGGAACTTGCGGGGCATACATAGCGAAATCGTGCCAGTTTTACGCCATCAAATTGCTTGACCTGTCGCGAAGCACGGCGGTAATGCCGCTTGAGTCTTTGTTTGTGGTGCTTATGTCTCTCGCCATTTTCGGCGCGGTTCCGTCAACTGTAAAACTTCTGGGCGGTGTTTCCATACTCGCGGGCGTGGTGTTTCTGGTC
- a CDS encoding biopolymer transporter ExbD has protein sequence MRGRFSVSSKKRGISTYLDLTPVVDVVFNLLIFFALSLNFTPAVRGVQIKVPQVGSPVEKVREKKVSVSVYANGRIFLNDRQVSRKVLRESLDGAEDKSVMVVIKAEENVPHGTIVDVMASVKAAGYSKIAFAAKNL, from the coding sequence ATGAGGGGGCGTTTTTCCGTGTCTTCAAAAAAGCGCGGCATTTCAACCTACCTTGACCTCACGCCCGTTGTGGATGTGGTGTTCAACCTGCTGATATTCTTTGCGCTCTCGCTCAATTTCACTCCGGCGGTCAGGGGGGTTCAAATCAAAGTTCCGCAAGTCGGCTCTCCGGTGGAAAAGGTCAGGGAGAAAAAGGTTTCGGTGTCCGTGTATGCGAACGGAAGGATATTTCTGAATGACAGGCAGGTTTCGCGCAAAGTCCTGCGCGAGTCGCTGGACGGGGCGGAAGACAAGTCCGTAATGGTGGTGATCAAGGCGGAGGAAAACGTTCCTCACGGAACTATTGTTGATGTTATGGCTTCCGTTAAAGCCGCGGGCTATTCAAAAATCGCGTTTGCCGCGAAAAACCTCTGA
- a CDS encoding MotA/TolQ/ExbB proton channel family protein: MEILLQVLDKTGIFFYPIAACSIIGAALFIEKIYILRGSKAFPDAFVSRAVELLEKGETSGAKILCEQNGSAAARVALAAIEADGGERKQTVDRSLENESLDLYSHIEMLGAISSVSTLLGLMGTISGMIKIFSAISLDIEVNPASLAGGISEALYTTALGLGVAIPTFVAHKYLAGKYEAVMLGLEQASEDILKSLRGGGGA; this comes from the coding sequence ATGGAAATCCTGCTTCAAGTACTGGACAAAACGGGGATATTCTTTTACCCCATAGCGGCGTGCTCTATCATCGGGGCGGCGCTGTTTATTGAAAAAATCTATATCCTCAGGGGTTCAAAGGCGTTTCCGGACGCCTTTGTCTCCCGCGCGGTGGAGTTGCTGGAAAAAGGCGAAACCTCCGGCGCGAAAATACTCTGCGAACAGAACGGCTCGGCGGCGGCGCGGGTCGCCCTTGCGGCAATTGAAGCGGACGGCGGCGAACGCAAACAGACGGTTGACAGGTCTCTTGAAAACGAATCCCTTGACCTATATTCACACATTGAGATGCTCGGCGCGATAAGCAGCGTCAGCACGCTTCTGGGGCTTATGGGAACAATATCGGGGATGATAAAAATCTTCAGCGCCATCTCGCTTGACATTGAGGTGAACCCGGCGTCTCTTGCGGGCGGCATATCCGAGGCGCTTTACACGACCGCCCTCGGGCTGGGCGTTGCCATACCGACCTTTGTCGCTCACAAATATCTTGCTGGAAAATATGAGGCCGTCATGCTGGGCCTTGAGCAGGCGTCCGAAGACATACTGAAATCCCTGCGGGGCGGGGGCGGGGCATGA